One Natronomonas gomsonensis genomic window, AAATAACCACCGATGGTCTTTTTTATACTTTGTTGACTCTTATTCGCAGATTTTTGCGAATACAGGCCCTGTATTCTCACTTTTCTGAGAAAATTACCCGACCCTTTATAAATAAATCACAAAACTTTAACAAGAGCATCTGCCACTGCCTCAGGCAAACTGTGGAACTTCTTGTGAGCTACACGGCGCGGCATCTCAATCTGGATCCCTTGGTAGTCCTCCGCGAAATGGTTCATCGACATCGACGTTCCCTTCCCGGTCAGCTTCATCTCCTCGTAATCCGTCCTGACATCGTACTTCGACGGCACAGGACCTCGAATACTGTCCGCTATTCTTTCCCGGATCTCACGATCCGCCATGCCACCGACGCCGACATGATCCGCCTTCTGAATATGGAAACCGATACCGTACCGAAAACTTCTGTCCTCCTCCTTCAGCTGTTTCAGGCCTGGGTACGCATCGTAGCCCTTGACCGGCTTGCTGACGTGCCAACGCTTCGTCGCATCCTTCCCCTCCGGAGAATAGTACCCGTGTAGGCCCCAGAACGTGCTCGGGATTCCCTGACCAAGCAACTGCTTGAACAGGTACATCCCCATCTCATCAGTGTTATACTCGACATCGCCGCCGTGAGGACAGGAGATGAAGACTTCTGCCGCGGTTTGATGCCAGAACGTCTCCGCAATATCACCACGGGGAAAGGCCTCGTCCTTATCCTCGAGCGGGACAGTGGAACGCAGCTGGACCTCGTCGCCTGGTTCCATCCCGACTCTTTCACGGCCTCTCTTACTGGTACGGAAATCTACAGAACTGTCGCTGTGAACTTCTTCTACGACGTAGTACGCATTCAAAGTATCCGATTCAAGCCGGACATGGCCTTTCCGACTCTTCCCCAGCTGGTGCGCCAGTTTCTCAGAGAGACTGCAGCGGTACCGCTTCTCTTTGACCGCGTCCTGATCAGTACGGGCCTTGGAAACAGTTGCACGGACCATGGATACCCTTAGATATCGGGCAGTTTCTGAGCACTCCGCCCGATCTGGGAATCCACCTCGACCACTCCGGAGTCTTCATCCTTGTACTCATCCTGCAGCTCGATCATGCCCTCAACCATCTCCATCATCTTATCCGCCTTCTCCCAGCGATGCTCGTCACGTTCAAACTCGAGCTGGCTGCGCGCCTTCTCGATCTCCCAGTCCTGCTGCTCCCACTCCTTCTCCAAACGTTGTTCATCTAGATCCATCCTCCGCATATCCTCCTCATGATCCAGCTTCCGTTGCATCCGCTTCCGGCCATCCTCCTTCCGGATCTTCTCCTTCTTCGTCTCCTCCTGAATACGGGTCTGCTCTAACTGCCGTTCCTGCTTCATCTCAACCTTCTCCCTCTCCAACCGATTCTTCATCCTCTCTTTTTTCATCTCGAACTCCTTCTGCAGCTCAGCCTCCTCTAACTGCCGAACTTGTTGAACCTGTTCCTGCCACGCTTTGAACTGCATCTCCCAGGCCTGAAGCCTGCGGTTGAACTCGACTTCCTCGTACACGTCCTGGAGACAGTCCCAGCAGTAGGCCTCCTGGTGAGGCCCGTAACCATACCTGTGCTCCTGGCACAGGACTGTATCACAGGCCGCACAACGCCCTGCACAGATTTCACACGTCCTCGTCTTGCACTCCACACACCGGCCGTGAAGCTTGTTAGAAAACTCCTGGCCACCGGTAACAGTCTTACAGGAAGGGCAGATAGGCCTTTTCCGGATCTTTATCTCGAACTGATCTCCATTCTTCATTCCCCGCAGAACTATGTTCGAGGCCTTCCCGTTCCCTGCCTCGACCGGTTGCAGAATATTCATCTCTGCCGAGAGCTTGTCGGTACCGTCATCCAGCTCTTCGATTTCCGGAGGATCAACGGCTACATCTTCGACAGAGGAGACATCGATGTCTAATCCGAGATCGTCGACAGCTGACTCAAGCCGCTTCTGCAATTGGTTTACGGACATAGATATCTACATCCCTCCGCTGTCTCCCATGCCGCCGACGTCTCCATCTGCTACGCCCCCACTATCTCCCATGCCTGCTACATCACCACTGTCCCCTGCGTCTCCAGATCCGCTGTCTCCTGAGGAAGCGTTTGCAGCTTCTGCATAGGCGTCTACGTCCGTCGAAGGCCCGAGGTTGTCTGCTACACTCACCTCGCCGCTGTCACCGGCTTCTCCACTGTCTCCTGAGTCTCCTTCCGCTGCTACATCGCTGTAACTGGTGCTGGTGTTGCCTGGCTGGGCGGCGTCGATCATCGCCTTGGCCTCGACCCTGCTGTCCGCATCAATAATAGACGGGTCGTTCATCACGTCGCTCATGATGAACCGGTTGTTCCCTGCTTTCCGAGCAGTCTGGGAAGGAAGCTCCTGACTGTAGCTGTACTGCCGGGCCTCAGATATCATCTGCTTTCCGTAATCCAAGTGTGTAGATCTTCTCGGATTATCGGCTTGATCCATCAGCTTCTTTTCGTCTTCATCGTCGAGATCGTCGTCGGGTTCGACTTCAGGCCTTTCCTCGATTTCATCTTCTTCCATCTGTCGGTGCTTCCCCCGGAGCTGATCTTCGGGGACTTCGCTGCGGTGGACCAGATCGACCTTGGACTCGCCCCGGATCCTGGTGTAGTAGTAGGAATCGTACTTGTCGTATAGGACATCCCGGTCTTTCAGCAGATCTAGAATCTTCCTCTTGACCTTCCGAGCAGCAGAACCCAGCATGACTGTTTCTTACTTCTAAAGTAGAGTCTCACTCCGTGTTAAAAATTTGCAGTGTAAAGGTTTCGCGTTCCCTATGATTAATCGTGATAGAAATAGGATGAGAAAGCTGGAGGCACTGAGGCTTCTGAACTATGGAAACCACTCACCGACAAAGACGGTGTGATACAAGGCCTCACTCCATGGGCACGCCGTGAGTGAAGTCAGAATCTAAGTGGTGATTCCAACCGCCAATAACCTCCAGACTGTATCATCAACTTTCTTACTTATGTTTAAAAATCTATTCTGGGGGTCGGAACCGAGATTTCAGTATAATCATTCTGAGGTGTACAAGTAGACCCTGGACTGATTTACTGCATCAGCTGCACACTCTCATGACGGGTAGGCCTGTGGACGTCGTCGATCAACCTCCATCGGACATATTGCGTTCTGCGCTGAAGGTACACCCGTGTACTACACCCCTGTACTATTGACGGAACACCCCGTGTACTGGATGAAAACGGTATAGGCCTTAGAACAGGGTTTCACACAGTGTAGAACAGGAAAATCGGGTGGAACAGGGGTAGGCCTTTACGGGGAATACCCCGGTATAGAGAGGTAGGCTGGTATAGAGAACACCGGGGATTCAATCGGTGCTGAAATTCTGGGCGGTATCTGTTTTTCGGGACGGGTATGGAAGTGTGATGAGAGGAAGATAGAAACGGGAGAGAGGATGTGGAGAGAGGGAGAGGTTCCCGGTTTCAGTTCTCTGAATTGTTGAGTGCTTCGAGGTTTTCGTTCAGCCTCTCCAATTCCTCTGTCAGTTTGTCGAGTCGATTACGGTCGTGCTTGTTGAGATTGAGTTGTTCCATAGTGGTTCAAGGCCTCGCTGGTTCGGGGTTTTCTTCCATCCATTCGAAGGCCTTTGTCCGGGCTTTTTCGAGGTCGCTGATTCCGGTGTCTTCGACTAATCCTTCTTCGTGTCCTATAATGAGGAAAAGGTCGAATCCCTCTGTATCTGATTGTCCGGTATGCCTGATTTCGAGGGTTCCTGTTTTCTGGTTTCTCCATGCTTCTACTGCTGTGCCCGGTTCCTCTACGGGTTTCCAGTTTTCTGGTAAGTCCACTTTGTATCAGGCCCTTTCAGTCTACGAATTTCTCTGCTATTTTTTCGGCTTTTTCGTGCATCTGGTCGGTGTGGTCGATGTTGCTTCTCTTGATTACACCTACTCTTCCGAAGTCCCGGCCACAACCGCCGTCATCCTCTTCGCATTTGACGTAGACTTTCCAGATTGAGCTATTTTCTTCTGTGCTTGAGTATACTGCTTTTTCGCCGCAGTTGGGGCATTTTCCATCTTTTATTTTGTGTGCTAACATATTCTAACCAACTATTCTTTAGATATGTTTAAACTTTTTTAAATATTTAGATATATGTAAACTATAGGTGGTTAGGATTACACAACAAGACAATTTACCACAAGAATACGAAAAAGCAGAAAATCAGCTTGAAGAAATATACGAACTGTTCAAGTCAGGAGAGATTGAGGAAAAGGCCTCAAAAGCGTTAATCACTCCTAAAGAAGGAGATGAAAGGCCTCTACACGACTGGAGCTTCAGAAACCGGTTGATGGTTATGATAACCGGTACAAGAGACGCCAGAGGCTACAACCAGTGGCAGGAAGTAGGGCGGCAAGTAAAGGAAGGAGCAGAATCAGTTAGAATCCTCGCACCCAGCACCTACACCAAAACTGTAGAAACAGATTCAGAGATTGAAAGACTCCGTGACAAAGGCTATGCGTCTAAGATAGAGGAAACCGAGGACGGAGTACAGTTCGAGATTATGAACGGTTACAGGGCTGTTCCTGTTTTCCCTGTAGAAGACACGAAGGAGATGGAAGACTTCGATGGAGAACCGTACAGGCCTGAACACCTCGATTACACACCGGACAGCGACGATCTCCCGGAACTGCTTCCGCTCGCTGAAAAACTCGGTGTAGAAGTGGAATACGACGCCGTCAGAACCCGGAAGGCCTACGGCAGTTACGGTAACGACAAAATCCGACTTCACACTGAGGAACAGCAGACGTTTTACCACGAACTTGCCCACAAAGTAGATGAAGAGATTCAAGGCGGCTTGAAGGCCGGACAAGACCGGGAACAAGAGGCCTGTGCGGAACTCGCCGCCGCCGTTCTCACAAGACTGTATGAGGGAGAGGAAGTGGCACAAGAGGCTTACAGCTACGAATATCTCCAGAACTACAGTGAGAAAAACGAAGAGGCCTATGATTTGGCTCTGAAAGTTCTCGGAAGAGTCGAGAAAATCCTGAAGTACGTGATAGAGAAAGCCGGGGAAGAGGAGCAGATTAACTCGGGAACACGGGCGGTCGTCCGGGAAACAGTAGAAGGGTGAAACCGTTGGGAAAGGAACACGAGATAACGGTACACCGAACGAAGGTGCAGAAGGCCACGGTAAGGCCTGATCCTTCCTCTTCCTCTTTCCTCACCGAAACAGGAGAAACTGAAACCGTGGACTACAGCAGTGACAGTGGCGGGAAGCGGTACACCTGTAGTTGCGGGGAAGAGTTCCAAACCGAGGGAGAGGCCTACGACCACCTGAACAGTAATCAAGAAAGATACGTGGTTTTACGGACTGAGGCCTCCGACGCCGACTGTTTAGACTTCAGAGCAAATGACTTCCCGTTCAAGGCCCGGAGTAAGGAACACGCCATCAAGAAGTACATCGACGAACACGTTGAGGACCTGGATCCCGAGGAGATCGAGCAGGCCAGCTGCATGGAGATGCAGCACTACTTCGCCGTCAAGTGGGACGACATCAAGGCCTTCGGACACCCTGAAGAAGTACCGGTACACGGAGTTCTCGGGAAGTAAGGCCTACCAGATTTTTTCTCTTTCTTTTTCTCTGCCTGTCTTACCAGACAATGACTGATATAACACCGTTATACGCAAGGGTTTGTCTGTTAAGGACTGCAGACGCCTCGTATTATGCTACATTTTCCATAGATATTAAAAATATCTTTACATATATTCAAATAAAGAAGCAGGTGAACCACAGAATGACCAAAGACATCAACGAAATCCTATCAGAATTTCCAACACCACGCAACGGCAAAACACAGATAGAAAACCTCGCAGACTACTTCCACGCCAAGAAAACTAGTCACAAACACGAGGCCTCCAAAGAAGTTCAGATCGCCCACCAGACAGGAACACAGTTCGAAGAAACCTACGAAAAACTCACCCAAGAAGAACAGAAACTATTCGACCTCCACCTTATGAGCAAAAGACTTGGACAATCGGAAAACACTACAATCGAGACATTAGCCGCCAGCCACCAATCATTAACGATTAATAATTAAGGAAATTGCTAAGACGTTCATTCTACCTTTCTTGTACTTCCACCAAGTTAGTCCACTCCCAACCCCCGCCAGACAGATCCCGTGCATAACCATCCATCTTCAAATCCTGTAGATCTCCTACATAGTAGCTGAACTCCGGATCAGCAACCAACCAAAAACCAGTCTCAGCACTCTCCTCCTCAAAGAAGATCTCATCCGCATCCCTACCCAATTCTTGACGATAGAATTTTCGCAAAACACTACACACCAGCTCAGTGTCCGGAACAGGACAATACACCTCCGGAAACACATGCTGATTCTCACCCAAAGGATCCCTGACAACAACAAACCGGACATCAAGGCCTACACTCTGATACAGACTTCCCAACAACACAGATTGATCCTGACAGTCACCATCCAAACGATCCATCATCTCCCCAGGAGACGGAACATCAGGGCCTGAAAGAGAATAGCTCGAACCACTTTCCACGAAAAAATGCAGAGCACAGGCCTCAACCATCCAATCGGGGAACTCACTGCCAGCAAAAACACGTCTAAGCTCACTAGGAACGTGAGGAAACGCCTCCGGCTCCAACTCCGAAAAATACGCTACAGAATCAACAACCATAACCCTTCAATCCCTGAACCGGTTCAACATCTCATCTAACTTCTCAACCTCCGGATCACTACTTTCACCGCCCTGATCAGGGAACTTCCCAGTCATCTCACCGTAACTATCCTCAGTAGAGGCAAGGCCTCCACTTCCTTTACTCTCTTTCACCTTCATCAACAAACTCTCAGCCTCCATCTTTGAGACCTTACCTTCCTCCACCATTTGCCCCAAGAGAGACAGCAACTCCTCAGAACTCAACTCACCGTAATCAAATCCCTGCCCTCCGGAACTTCCATCAATTTCACTGCCGCTTTCATAGTAACTGATAGGCCTCCGACGAATATCTGCCATTATTTCTCCGTCAAGAATCTCCTTGCACTTCTCATAAACGAACTTGTACATCCTATCCTCCGAGCGGTGAGACCGAAGTTCTGAACGATCCAAGTACTCATGCCGATCAAGCCACCTAACCCACTGATCCCGGCCGTTGACGTTTATAATATCTCTCTCATACATCGTCTCGAAATCAGCTCTAGAAACACCGTCCTTAGGCCTGAAATTCATATCCACGCCAGTACCGCCAGTATCATCCCTCACCTGCTCTCCCTGGCCTCGACCAGGTCCGACGTCAACATCAATATCATCCAGTGACGGAGGATCAGGGATCTCACGGCCACCACCTCCCAATCCAGCTGGTTCAACGTCCTGATTCACTTGATCATTTCCTTGCCCAAACTTACGATCTAGCTCATCACGAGCAACCTCCTCACGATCCTCAGGACGAGTATAGTCTACACCCTCGTAACTATCTAAGAAACCCTGCGTGAACTCGATCAGCGGATGCTTGTCTCCCATAGCTATCTGAAAGCCTCGTTCCTTACCATGTAACTACCATTCTCCAACACTATAAGACATCAGGAAAGATGGGGCTTCCAAACCCCTGAGTACAGAATCGGTTCGAAACGGTAGGGCAAAACAGCATATACAGGCCTCAACAATCCGTAATGTAGGAGTGCGTTTCGATTTAAACACGGAGGATTTCTAACCGGTAAAAACCACTCATCAACCAGTACAGGAACTCTGAGGCCATACCATCTCAGCGTTCACCCTGCTCTTTGGTGTGGTACTCGTTCTATGACACCCTCGAACTCTAGTAAAGACGATTCAGAGAGAAACATCCCTTGGAAATTTTTTTTTGGGGATGATACACCCCACTGATGACAAAATCTTAGAATTATTCAAGTTTTTAGGAAATGGTGGCAGAAATAGAGTGTTATAGGCCTTAACGGCTTGAAATATAGGAGCAGATTTTCAGGCTGACTCAATTAATTTCCGAAAAATTTGCTACCGGCATGTGATGAATAGAGGGGTAAATCAAAGGTAAAAGAGCTAAAGATGTCGATATTGCTTCTCAGCAGTTTTTTTAAAGACGTCAAGTATGTGTGTGTGACCATTTCCGAAAAAACTACTTTCCCAAAGAAATTTGATATAACACTGTTATATTATATAACGCTGTTATATTCTATATCACTCCTCACCTCATTTAAAAAGGTCCGATATTTTCCAGGTCTCACACCTCTCTTCTCTTGGATATTTAGGAAATGGTCACACACAGGCAAATCTCTCACACACAGTTGAGTACAGATTTGGAGAATTGGATTGTCGAGCTAAGATCCATGAGATCTTTTCCGAACTTACAGAACAAATTGAACCAAAGGAATAAAAAAGGAAATTGTCCAGAAATAAATATGTCTCAAAGCGACAATACAACTAACCTCTTCGATGACTATTCAGAAAATAAGATCTTCGAATCAACACGGCCACTCGGATACGAGTTTTTTCCTTCACTCGAAAACATAGTAGCCAGAGAAGAAGAGATCAAACAGATAAGAAAGAAACTGAAAGGAATACTCAAAACAGGATATGGAGAAAACTTCGTAGTAACAGGGAATACAGGGCTTGGAAAGACAACCTGTGTCAAAGCTGTCCTCAACCAACTTGACGAAAAGATGCAGGAGGAAGACCAAGATCTCACTGTATCTTACATTGAGGCCTGTACCAACGAGCGGCAAGTACTCAGAAAGTTAGCTCACGACATAGAAATCGATTACAGAGGAAGTGATCTCAGCAAGTACTACCACGAACTGAAGAACAAGATAGTCGAAGAGGACGCTTCATACATCCTTGTTCTTGACGATATCGATCACCTGTTCAGCGATAAAAGCCAGAACGACCATGGAAATTCACTTCTCAAGAAACTATATGAAGTAAGAGAATACGCCTTGAACAATAGCGATGGAGGCCTTGTAGTTGGAGGAGTCACCAACAATTCAGACATCTATGATCAGTTTAACCCGAAAAATCGCAGCCGCTATGCCGATGATACTATAGATTTTTCAGAATATGACTCTCACCAGCTTAGGAAGATCCTGGGGAACAGAGCTGAGAAGGCCTTCAAACAGACTGCACTGCAGAACGGTGTTCTCAACAAGATAGCTGCCTACGTGGCGAAAAATAGCGGGGACGCCCGGAAGGCTATCCGCGTACTAAAGAAAGCTGGGCAAATAGCTGAGGAGACTCACGAGCAGGTCAAAATGGATCACGTCGATGAGGCTATTGACGAGGTGGAAACCAATCAGATTCTCAAATCCGTCAAACAGCTTGCTCTCACGAAAAAGTACGTTCTCTACTCGGTGATGGAGGAAAGAAGAAAAAAGCCCAGCTTCAAACAGGTCTACGACAAGTACGAGAAAGTCTGCAGTGAGTGGAATAACGAACCGGTCAGCGAAAGACAGGTCCGGTATGCTATTGATGATCTCGATATGTTTGGGCTTGTAGAAACAGGCTCAAAGAGCGGTAGAGGAGGGAAAAAGTACGCAAAGGCCAGGATCAAGGATGATGTGGAAGATGACATCTTGGGTTATATGGAGGAGGAGGTATTTGATAGCTGAGAAGCACTCCTGCAGAACTTGCAAAGAATTTATAAATAAATGTAAACAATTAGTTTACACAATGACAGAACGTAGTCGGACTATGGTCCGGGTTCAACCCGAGCCTAGAATCAGTACCGTTCCAGAAGCGGTTCAAAACCACAGACAGCAGCGAAAAGCAGACAAAGAGGACGACGAGCTGGGCATAGTGAAGCGGGCCAAGGATTCGGATTTCACGGCAGTCAGTATGCAGAACAGTGCCTCCACAGATTCCTCATCAAAACCGGACTCATCACTGGAGGATTACCTCTGAGGTGCCGGCAGTGAAGAAGGAGCGTTTGAAGGGATTTTTCGTAGCAAAGCTCAACAACTCGCTTTTCCACGATAGAGATAGCTTCGTCCAGAAGACTGAGGATCATCTGGAAGCAGTGAAGGTTGAAGCTGATATCGAGGAGTGTGTTGAGGAGCTTATCGAGGAAGGCTGGATAGAGTACATTGAGGAAGGTGATAATCTGAAGCAGGTTGTTCCTGAGTCAGAGAGAAAACAGAAAACACTGCCTGCAGGTGGATCTCAGCAGTGAGTCAGGGTCTTCTTCCGCGTGCAAGCTTGGAAGCATTGGTCGGAGGTTTTCAGGATCCGGCGGTGGAACAGCCATGAACTTTGTTTTGTGGCTTGCGTTTGATGTGCAGGAAACTCTTCTTATGAGCACGGAGAAATGGGAGATTCAGCCTCACAGCACTGAGAAAATACTGTATCCGCGGGTGGTGCCCTGATTACGGACTATGTCGAACCACGCTATAATCCGGAGTTGAACGAAGGCCTCGGAGGGACGATCGAGTTCGGAGAAGACTACCTATTTCCTCGTGACTTGCCAGCTGGGAAAGTCCGGCAGATCCTGGAGGAAGATCAAGGGGCGGAGGTCTATGGTTCTCAGTTCCCACAATTTGGAGTTGAGACAGGTGATGGAGTCCGTTATGACCTTATCCGGTTAGACGAGAACGAACCTGTTGACGCAATCGGGGTCTACGATGTCGACGATAGTGAGGTCTTGGACTTCTATGAAGTGGATGAGCTCGTCGACGGGGTGGTAGAGTGACCGATATCGGTGATTCTTCTGTTGTGAGAGGTGGACGCGCTGAAATACTGTCTGCGGTGGCGGAGGAAGATCGGCAGTCCGTCTCGAGTGTATTAGATAGAGTTTCGCTCTCCCGGCAGTACGTAAGCAGTACGCTTCAACGCTTAGAAGACGAGGGCCTTGTAGAAAAGGAGAGGTCAGACGATGATAAGCGGGAAAAGCTCTATTCAATCACGAGTGAAGGCCAAGCCTTGATTGATGTACTGGACGGGATCTACGCTGAGGCCTGATCATGCTTTTTTCTCTATGTTATAAAAGCATAATTTCAGTAAACTGTTGATGTGTCTCTTCACGATCGGCTTCTGCAGGAGGCTAAGGATGCGAACATCGATGATGACCCTGAGGTTCAAAAGTATCTGAAATTGGTCAACCTCGCTCCAAATGACCACGTCAAGAAACTGTATGCGAAGAAACTGAAGGCCTTGATAAGGCAACACCGCAGTCATCCTTTCCCCGGTGAGCAGTCACCTGTAGTACCGCGGTCCTCGATTAATGTTGGGAGGGGTTGGAAAGGGGGGTTGGTCTCACTGCCTGTCGACGACCTTACGAAGCACTTTCTGGCAGTCGGTCAATCCGGTTCGGGAAAGACCACATTGTTCTATAACTTGATGTCGGAGCTGGACGATCTGGATATCCCTTTCTGGGCGTTTGACTTGAAGCAGGACTACCGGCACCTGGTGAAGTCAGAGGAGCTTGATGATATCTTGGTGCTGCCGGTGGAGAAACTCAGGTTCAATCCATTAGAGGCTCCGCCAGGTGTCGAACAAGGGGACTGGCTTTCCGCTTTCATGGAAGTGTTTTGTGAGACTCAGGAGTTGCTGGGAGGGTCTGACCGCTTCCTCGATGAGCACCTACACCAGTTTCAGAATAAGAAGGAAGGCCAGCCAACGCTGCTTAACTTGAGGAACTATATTCAGGGTCTTTCTGTTCATCCTCAACGGCAAGGTTTCCAGAACAGGATAAGGACGAGTATCGGACGACTGCTGAGAGATGCACCTCACACTTTCAACGTAGAGCAGGGTTATGAATTGGAAGATCTACTGCAAAGGAACGTCGTCTTCGAGTTCGGGGGTCTGAAGAAGTGGACTCAGAACTTCCTGATGGAGATCCTGATAGCATGGATATACGAGTATAGGAAAGCGCAGAATCATAGGGGAGACGGGTTGCGCCACGTTACGTTCCTGGATGAGGCCAAGACCATATTTTCAGTTTACAAGGAGAAACAGGTGGCTTCTGGACTGCCTGAGAGTGATAAGAAGATAGCGAAGGTACGGGAGTTTCAGGAGTCATTCATCGTGGCAGATCAGGAGGCGAACAAATTGACTGACTCGATCAAGGCAAACACGTATTTCAAGGTACTATTGGCTACAGGTGATGCCAAGGAGTTCAGGTCAATCGCAGAGTCGCTGAAGATGGATGGCCTGCAGAAGCGGTGGGCGAAGAAGCTGGCAGTGGGTGATGCCGTTATTCAGAAAGGGGAGAATGAACCGGTCCCGGTGAAGCTTCCTGATTTTGATTTGGAGAAGGACGTGACTGATGATGACCTGGTTTCCTACATGAGTGAGGAGTGGAGGGATCTGTCTTTCCAGCCTATAGATTCCTCTATTTCAGGTCATGTAGAAGACTCCGAACAAGTGGATAGATCGGAGCAAAATAGCTCTAAGCCTGCCGAAGAACCCGAACTGGACGTTTCTGAGAGAGCGGAGCGCTTAGTGAGAGATATAGTGGAAAACCCGTTCAGATCTGTTACTGAAAGATACGAGGATTTCTCCAGTAGATACCAGGGGGACAAGGCGAAGAAGGAACTACTGGATAAGGAACTGGTTGAGGAGAAAAGTGCGAAGGTGAAGCAGGGCAGGGTCAAGCTGTTCGAGCTCACTGATCGAGGGGAAGACGTCGTCGAGGATCTTGATGTAGAGTTTGAGAGATCTGGCAGAGGTGGCGTGGTCCACAGGTACTGGCAACACCGTGTTTCCGATAGTCTTGAGGAAGAGGGCCTGAACACGGTTATTGAGAAAAGCCA contains:
- a CDS encoding ArdC-like ssDNA-binding domain-containing protein — translated: MVRITQQDNLPQEYEKAENQLEEIYELFKSGEIEEKASKALITPKEGDERPLHDWSFRNRLMVMITGTRDARGYNQWQEVGRQVKEGAESVRILAPSTYTKTVETDSEIERLRDKGYASKIEETEDGVQFEIMNGYRAVPVFPVEDTKEMEDFDGEPYRPEHLDYTPDSDDLPELLPLAEKLGVEVEYDAVRTRKAYGSYGNDKIRLHTEEQQTFYHELAHKVDEEIQGGLKAGQDREQEACAELAAAVLTRLYEGEEVAQEAYSYEYLQNYSEKNEEAYDLALKVLGRVEKILKYVIEKAGEEEQINSGTRAVVRETVEG
- a CDS encoding transglutaminase-like domain-containing protein, coding for MVEACALHFFVESGSSYSLSGPDVPSPGEMMDRLDGDCQDQSVLLGSLYQSVGLDVRFVVVRDPLGENQHVFPEVYCPVPDTELVCSVLRKFYRQELGRDADEIFFEEESAETGFWLVADPEFSYYVGDLQDLKMDGYARDLSGGGWEWTNLVEVQER
- a CDS encoding Cdc6/Cdc18 family protein, translated to MSQSDNTTNLFDDYSENKIFESTRPLGYEFFPSLENIVAREEEIKQIRKKLKGILKTGYGENFVVTGNTGLGKTTCVKAVLNQLDEKMQEEDQDLTVSYIEACTNERQVLRKLAHDIEIDYRGSDLSKYYHELKNKIVEEDASYILVLDDIDHLFSDKSQNDHGNSLLKKLYEVREYALNNSDGGLVVGGVTNNSDIYDQFNPKNRSRYADDTIDFSEYDSHQLRKILGNRAEKAFKQTALQNGVLNKIAAYVAKNSGDARKAIRVLKKAGQIAEETHEQVKMDHVDEAIDEVETNQILKSVKQLALTKKYVLYSVMEERRKKPSFKQVYDKYEKVCSEWNNEPVSERQVRYAIDDLDMFGLVETGSKSGRGGKKYAKARIKDDVEDDILGYMEEEVFDS
- a CDS encoding ATP-binding protein; protein product: MSLHDRLLQEAKDANIDDDPEVQKYLKLVNLAPNDHVKKLYAKKLKALIRQHRSHPFPGEQSPVVPRSSINVGRGWKGGLVSLPVDDLTKHFLAVGQSGSGKTTLFYNLMSELDDLDIPFWAFDLKQDYRHLVKSEELDDILVLPVEKLRFNPLEAPPGVEQGDWLSAFMEVFCETQELLGGSDRFLDEHLHQFQNKKEGQPTLLNLRNYIQGLSVHPQRQGFQNRIRTSIGRLLRDAPHTFNVEQGYELEDLLQRNVVFEFGGLKKWTQNFLMEILIAWIYEYRKAQNHRGDGLRHVTFLDEAKTIFSVYKEKQVASGLPESDKKIAKVREFQESFIVADQEANKLTDSIKANTYFKVLLATGDAKEFRSIAESLKMDGLQKRWAKKLAVGDAVIQKGENEPVPVKLPDFDLEKDVTDDDLVSYMSEEWRDLSFQPIDSSISGHVEDSEQVDRSEQNSSKPAEEPELDVSERAERLVRDIVENPFRSVTERYEDFSSRYQGDKAKKELLDKELVEEKSAKVKQGRVKLFELTDRGEDVVEDLDVEFERSGRGGVVHRYWQHRVSDSLEEEGLNTVIEKSHADVYVNVDGEAVAVEVAMGRNDREVEHISDRLDKKFDRVVTLCRNESIKGFIENRISDIDVSTEQVEIRLLRQFLNRDSLL
- a CDS encoding MarR family winged helix-turn-helix transcriptional regulator, with amino-acid sequence MTDIGDSSVVRGGRAEILSAVAEEDRQSVSSVLDRVSLSRQYVSSTLQRLEDEGLVEKERSDDDKREKLYSITSEGQALIDVLDGIYAEA